In Providencia hangzhouensis, the DNA window GAGCAGATCCAAGAACACTTTGGCAATGGTAATGAATTAGGTGTTAAAATCTCATATGTCCATGAAGAGTTACCTCTAGGTACTGGAGGAGCACTTGGTTTACTCCCTAAAGACTTACCTAAAGACCTTCCTCTCATCATGATGAATGGTGACGTCCTTACTAATGTAGATTTTCAGCGTTTACTTGACTTCCATATTTTACATGATGCTGATGCTACTATGTGTGTACGTGAATATGACTATCAAATCCCATATGGTGTCATCAATGGTGAAGGAAATAAAATTACTAGTATGGTTGAAAAACCGATACAGCGTTTTTTTGTTAACGCTGGTATCTATGTAGTTTCTCCTCGAGTAATAAATTCCGTACCTAAAAACCACCGTATAGATATGCCAACTTTACTTGAACAGCATATGAATGAACGAAATAATATTTTAATGTTTCCTATCTATGAGTACTGGTTAGATATTGGCAGAATGGATGACTTTAATAGAGCGCAAATTGATATCAAAACCATAGGGCTCAACTATGAATAATGTTGCTGTAATCGGTTTAGGTAATATTGCAAGTAGACATCGACGTAATTTAAGAGTTTTATTTCCTGATGCAAAGATATATGCCGTGTCGGCTAGTGGCCGTGTACCGACTGAAAATATAAGTGATTGTGACAAGCTGTTTGCTTCCATTGATGAATTAATTCTAGAAAACGTTCAATTGGCCATTATAGCTTCACCGGCTCCTTTTCATACACATCATGCAATTCCATTTATTAAAGCCTATATTCCAGTATTAATTGAAAAACCTGTTACATCTACATTAGAAGAAGCAAAAGAACTTCAACAAATAGCTGAAAAATACTCTACTCCTATAGCAGTAGGGTATTGCTTACGTTACTTATCATCAGCACAAGCTATGAAAGAATTAATAGAGGCGCAGCAAATCGGTACATTATCTTACGTAAACATTGAAATCGGGCAATACCTACCAGATTGGCGACCAAATAAAGATTACCGTAATTGTGTGTCTGCAAATTCAAAACTTGGTGGCGGTGCATTGTTAGAACTTAGCCACGAAATTGATTACGTCCAATGGCTATTAGGACCGTTGCACCTACAACATGCTATTTTGCAGTGCTCTGAACAATTAAGTTTAGAGGTTGAAGATAACGTAAATATTCTTGCAACAACTAGTAATAATACCATCGTTAATATTCATTTAGATTTTTTACAACGCAAAGCATATAGGTATTGTCGATTCGTTGGAACTAGCGGTTCATTAGAATGGGACTTAATCAAAAATGAAATTATTTTCACAACGAAAAACCAAGTTACCACTTTATATAGTGATCCCGAATGGGATAAAAATAACATGTACTTAGAAATGCTTCTAGATTTTATTGAAAAGATAAACGGGAAAAAAAATCAATCCATAACATTATCTGAATCAATAGAAACAATTGAGTTTATTGAAAACATAAAAAAAACTTATCCACCCATTATTACATCAAAGTGATGTTGAAATATAGGTTCACTTACAATGAAAAATTTCGCCTTTATTTTTGCACGTGGTGGTTCCAAAGGGTTACCCCATAAAAATATTAAGTTATTAGCAGGTAAACCATTATTACAGTATTCAATTGATATCGCGAAAAATGCTCCATCTATTGATAAAGTTTTTGTATCAACCGACGATGAAGATATTGCTAAAATTGCTAAAT includes these proteins:
- a CDS encoding nucleotidyltransferase family protein, producing MSYNWKNVLINTENTIREALEIINNEALRVALVINEEQHLAGIVTDGDIRRGLLNNLQLSDPISSIMNQSPTTAKVGTSRQKLVELMESKSILSIPIIDDDNRIIGLETLGNSLNQKTYQNPVFIMAGGFGTRLRPLTDNCPKPMLKIGNKPILETVIRSFISAGFVNFYISTHYMPEQIQEHFGNGNELGVKISYVHEELPLGTGGALGLLPKDLPKDLPLIMMNGDVLTNVDFQRLLDFHILHDADATMCVREYDYQIPYGVINGEGNKITSMVEKPIQRFFVNAGIYVVSPRVINSVPKNHRIDMPTLLEQHMNERNNILMFPIYEYWLDIGRMDDFNRAQIDIKTIGLNYE
- a CDS encoding Gfo/Idh/MocA family protein; this translates as MNNVAVIGLGNIASRHRRNLRVLFPDAKIYAVSASGRVPTENISDCDKLFASIDELILENVQLAIIASPAPFHTHHAIPFIKAYIPVLIEKPVTSTLEEAKELQQIAEKYSTPIAVGYCLRYLSSAQAMKELIEAQQIGTLSYVNIEIGQYLPDWRPNKDYRNCVSANSKLGGGALLELSHEIDYVQWLLGPLHLQHAILQCSEQLSLEVEDNVNILATTSNNTIVNIHLDFLQRKAYRYCRFVGTSGSLEWDLIKNEIIFTTKNQVTTLYSDPEWDKNNMYLEMLLDFIEKINGKKNQSITLSESIETIEFIENIKKTYPPIITSK